DNA sequence from the Eisenibacter elegans DSM 3317 genome:
CATCATTACCCAAATCGAACCTATCCGCGCCATCAAGTTTGATTAGCCTCCCCTGTCTGCCAAACTAACAACCCACACACAATCACATCAGATATTACGTATTGCTTTTCGAGGCAGATTTTTACGCATTTCAAATTTTTAATGCCTTTAAATAGTACAGCTTCGCATTTATTTTTTACTAACTTTGCAGCTCAGTTCCACTACAAAGCTTTCATACAATATGGCTTATTTAGAACCTGCACCCATTAAAGACAAAGAGAATCCATTTGATTCGATGATGTCGCGCTTTGATATAGCCGCCAAACTGCTTGGCATCTCTGACGAGATATACAACATACTCAAAACCCCCGCCCGCCAAGTCATTGTCGGTATCCCCGTTACGATGGACAATGGCAAGATTCAGGTTTTTGAAGGCTATCGCGTGATTCACTCCAACATTCTAGGCCCTGCTAAAGGCGGTATCCGCTTTGCTCCCGATGTACACATTGACGAAGTACGCGCCCTTGCCGCTTGGATGACTTGGAAGTGTGCCGTAGTGGATATCCCCTATGGAGGCGCTAAAGGCGGAATTACTTGCAACCCCCGCGAAATGTCAGAAGGAGAGTTGGAGCGCCTTGTGCGTGGCTATACGAGCGCTATGCTCAGTGTAATCGGTCCTGACAAAGATATTCCTGCCCCTGATATGGGTAGCGGCCCTCGCGAGATGGCCTGGATGATGGACGAATTTTCTAAAGCCCACGGGATGACCATCCCCGCTGTAGTAACGGGCAAGCCCTTAGTATTGGGCGGCTCACTAGGTCGTGTAGAGGCTACAGGCCGTGGCGTGATGGTCTGCGCTTTGGCCGGAATGGAACGCCTCCACATCAACCCTTATAAAGCTACTTGTGCCGTTCAAGGCTTTGGCAATGTAGGCTCTTATGCGGCCAAGCTGCTCAATGAGCGCGGTGTAAGCATATTGGCTATCAGCGATATGAGCGGTGGCTACTACAACGACAAAGGCATAGACATAGACAAGGCTATGGCGTATAGCCAAGCCAACAAAGGCTCGCTAGAAGGCTTCGACGGCGCCGAAAAAATCACCAACGAAGACCTTCTGACAATGAAGGCTGATGTGTTGGTGCCAGCAGCCAAAGAAGACGTAATCGACGAAAATATCGCCCGCAAGCTACAAGCTAAGCTGATTGTAGAAGGTGCCAATGGCCCTACTTCACACAAGGCCGACCCCATCATCAACGAAAAAGGTGTACTGGCTGTGCCCGACATCTTGGCCAATGCCGGCGGGGTAACTGTCTCTTACTTTGAGTGGGTTCAAAACCGCTTAGGCTACAAGTGGACTGCCGAGCGTATCAGCCGCCGTACAGACCGCATTATGAAGGAGTCGTTTGACCGTGTGTACCAAGCCTCTATCGACTATAACGTACCTATGCGTATTGCAGCCTATATCGTAGCTATCGACAAAGTAGCCAAAACCTACCAATTCCGTGGCGGGTATTAAGCTAAAAACAAGCCGATAGTTGTCAATATTCAAAAGCCGTTTGTGTATTTTTGCACGAACGGCTTTTCCTTTTGATTGATTCCCATGACTATTCACCGCGAAGGCCACCGGTTGTTATCAGTGGCATTTTTGATAGTATTATTGTTGCTAAGCCTTACTTGGGCTTATCTCCCTTGGCCTTGGCTGTCGAGCTTATTGACAATAGGGCTGGCAGCCTTTTTCCTGTTCTTGTTGCAGTTTTTCCGCAACCCCAGCCGTCAGCTTGTGGTTGATGCCTCACTGCTGATTTGCCCTGCCGACGGCAAGGTAGTCGTCATAGAGGAAGTATATGAGCCAGAATACCTTCAGACCCAATGCCGCCAGATTTCGATTTTTATGTCGCCACTGAATGTACACATCAACCGGGCAGTAGCCGCCGGCACTGTCAGCTACTTCAAATACCACCCGGGCAAGTACTTGGTAGCGTGGCACCCCAAATCAAGCACCGAAAACGAACGCACCAGCCTTGCACTAAAACTACATAACAACCAAGAGGTGCTGCTCCGCCAAATTGCCGGCGCAGTAGCGCGGCGTATCCGCTGGTATGTCAAACAAGGCGACAGTCTCGCACAAGGGCAAGAGTTTGGCTTTATCAAGTTTGGTTCGAGGGTCGATATTTTCGTGCCACTGGATGCTGAAATCAAGGTAACCCTAGGGCAAAAAGTCAAAGGAGGCCTTACGGTATTGGCTCAGCTGAACAAATAGCCTATTCCCCCATTCATTATCACCCACCCAAATAGCTCCTTATGCGTTTTTTAAGTCGTGTTGTGATTGGCATTATAGCCGTCCTCTTGTTGGGCACATTCCCCCTACAAGCCCAGCGTTATCGCCTAGCGCCCAAAACACAGGCAGCATTATACCAAATTTTTGCCTACAGCCCCGAGCGCGTGCCCATAGTCAGCGCCCACCGAGGAGGCCCGGCAGCAGGCTACCCCGAAAACTGCCCACAGACCTTTGCCCACACCCTCGACCACGTACCGGCTATCATCGAATGTGATATCAGCCTCAGCCAAGACAGTGTGCTGTTTATGTTGCACGACAACAAGCTCGACCGCACGACTACGGGCAGCGGCCCTGTCAACCAAACCCCTTGGAAACAAATCCGCAAGCTACATCTCAAAGACAATAGCGGGCAGGAAACCAAGTTTAAAGTCCCCACCTTGGCACAGTGCCTACGCTGGGGCAAAGGCAAAACTGTCTTGCAACTCGACATCAAACGTGGCATCAGGCCGGAGCAAATCGTGGCCGCCATTCGCAAGGCCAAGGCCGCACACCGTGTGATGGTTATCTGCTATACTCTCGAACAAGCCCAAGCTTACCATACCCTCGCACCTGACTTGCTGCTCTCGGTCTCGGCCAACAATATAGAGGAGTGGGAGGCACACAAGGCCGCTGGTATTCCCCCCCAACAAATGGTCGTTTTTACGGGAGTAGACACCCTCAAACCCGAACTGTATGCCGCCGTTCACGCCGACGGCGCAATGTGTATCATTGGCGCGATGAGGGCCATCGACAAGGCCGCCACACAAGATGGCCTGACAGTATACCAAGACATCGCCCAGCAAGGAGTAGATGTGTTTGCTACTGACCGCCCAATGGCCTTTGCCGAATGGATTATCCCATTGCTCCAACAAAACAATACACAAGGTTGGTTATTCAAATAAACCCCAAACAAGTATGAAGCATAGGTTAAATAAATATGGCGCAAGTATTTCCTTTTTCAAAAATAGCCGTATATTTGCCCCGCTCATACGCAAAAAATAATACAGCGATAACTCAGAAAAATTATATTGCACCCCTTTAAACGCCTAACATAGGCGTTTTTTTAAACTGTTATGAATCAGCAAGATACTCGTTTTTTTGGGCATCCCCTTGGGCTAGCCTTTTTGTTTTTTACCGAACTTTGGGAGCGTTTCAGCTACTATGGCATGCGTGCCATACTGGTGCTTTACATCTACTCTTCTATCGATGATGGAGGCCTAGGCTGGACACAAAAGTCTGCACTAGCCCTCTATGGCTGGTATACGATGTTGGTATACCTGATGAGTATTCCCGGTGGTTATGTAGCCGATAAATATTTGGGACAAAAACGCACGGTGATGCTTGGGGGAATCCTGCTCTGCATTGGGCACGGTATCTTGGCCGTAGATGCGCTTTGGGCTTTCTATGCTGGTTTGGCCTTTATTGTTATGGGTGTGGGTGGTCTAAAACCCAACATCTCTACCATGGTAGGTGGGCTATATACCGAAGGGGATCCCCGCCGCGACAAAGGCTTTACCATCTTCTACATTGGCATCAACGTAGGGGCTTTTATCGCTTCTATCATAGTTGGTTATGTGGGAGAAACCATCGGCTGGCACTATGGATTCGGTCTTGCCGGTATCGGGATGTTGCTTGGCCAAATTGTATTCGTCTATGGGCAGCGCTATCTCGTAGGGGTAGGCGACTATACTCCCGCCCCCAAAATTGAAGGCACTAACCGCAACGCCCCACTGACGAAGGTAGAAAAAGACCGCACCGTCGTACTCTTGATTTCATTCTTGATTGTCATTGTTTTCTGGGGTGCTTTCGAACAAGCCGGCGGGTTGATGAATATCTATGCCAAAGAAAAAGTAGACCGCGTATTTTTTGGGCTCTTTGAGATTCCAGCCAGCGTGTTTCAGTCTGTCAACGCCTTCTTTATCATCACTTTTGGTACAATCGTAGCTGCTTATTGGGACCGCCGTCGCCGTAAGGGAGGAGAAGTATCTTCGCTTTACAAAATGGCTATCGGTACGATTGTAATGGGCTTGGGCTTTTTGATGATGGCCTTTGCCTCTATCGAGGCCAGCGCAGAGCCTTTTGGCCGCGCAGGGATGTACTGGCTAATCTTGGCCTACTGGCTACATACCTTGGGCGAGCTTTCGGCCTCTCCTGTAGCGCTGTCTTTCATTACCAAGCTGGCTCCGCTCAAAGTAGCCTCCTTGATGATGGGCGTGTACTTTGCCATGACCGGATTTGGCAACAAAGTAGCAGGCTGGATAGGTGAAGCCGCCCAAATAGATCCTATAGAGATTGTATATACCGGCAACGCCGAACTATTACAAGAATTTGAAGAGGCTGCCCAAGCCATCAGCGAAGACAAAGGCTTCAGCTTCCGCGCCAAGTTATATCCGCAGACTGATGGCAGCTGGATACTCGAAACTTATGAAGACGGTAAGCCGCTCCAACAACTCTTCGCCCTCAGCGGGAACGCTGAAACTGTAGCCAAAGATGAAGCATACATCAAAAAAGCCCTTCAAGACGGCAAAGCTACCCAAGAAAAACCTTATCACGCTACCCTACGCTTCAACAAAGATGTAGAGGCTAGAAAGATAAAAGCCAACAAAGGCGATGGCAAAGACTACAGCGGTACACTCGTCATCGAAGAGGTACAAAACCGTGCAGAGCTATACACCTTCCTCTTTATCACGGTATTCACAGTACTCTTTGGCATCATTCTGATTGCTTTCCTCAAACCTCTAAAAGCCCTAACACACGGCGCAGAGAACGACAAGCACGAAGAATAATACTGCTTTGACAAGTAGCAACATATTTTACCCCTCACGGTTTTGAAAGCCTTGAGGGGTTTATTCTTTTTTGGGAAAAAATATTGTTGTGCTGATTGCCCACTGTGCTTGATATATATATTTAACCACAAAGGAGCATTCAGGTTACGGAGCTTTCGGAAGATATGATGTGATGAAGCAAGCTGTTGAATCAAACACAAATTAGAAAATATCCAGTGGCGAGCCAATTTGACTAACATTGTCTATAGTCTACTTCGTAGGTGATTATAAACAACAACCCCTCAAGGGTGTGGAGTCCTTGAAGGGTTGTTATTATACACCATCTTAAGCCCAATCAAAATAGCGTTAGAGACTATTCACTAAATAACTTACCTATTTCCAAAGTGTGCAAAGTGGTGATGTATGTATTCCTCATCCCGAAGGGATGAGATGTTTGTAACACATTAGGTCGTTGAGCGTGCGCCCCCTACAGGGTCGATTAATGGGTAGCTTTTTGAATACCCCCTTATGCCCAGTTTGACTTGGTGGCCCTGATTCTCAAATAGAATATATCTTATCTGAGGATAATCCGTCTAGAGGTATTCGCTAGGCAAATCCTTAACACTAAGGCGTTTACCTTTGCTATCATAATAGCGAATAAAGATTTGAGCCTTCGGCTTATGCTTTTCAAACAAATCCTTGATACCGAGATTTTCCATAGCGGCTAAGTTGCCATTGGGCACACTATGCATCAAGAGATACTTCCAGAGCGTGCGGGCTTCGTCTACATTGCTGAAATATCCGACGGTATAGCCCTTGAAAGTTTTGCCGGCTTCATCTTGATAAATTTCGCTGTCTACAAACTCGGGCAGGTTGTCGAGGTATCGGGTGGCGGTTGTATTTTCAAAAGCCCCTATTTGGAACTTCATATAGATATCGTGCTTTTGCTGTGCCGGAGATTGGTTGTAGAGCTCTTGCAGTTCTCGGAGCAAGTTTTTGACCAAGGTTTTCTTGTCGCGTAGTTCGTTTTCTCTTTTCTTAAACTCACTTTCGATTTTGGCTACTTGGGCTTCTTTTTCGGTGAGCTTGACTTTCATCGTGCTGATAGAGTCTGAAAAAGCTTTGTAGAGCGGCAGGTTTCGGCCAAAAGTTTTGAGTTCGGCTTTGAGCTGGCTACGCTCTTGGGCAGTGATTTTTTGCGCCTGTAAGGGTGTGTTACCCAGCGCTATCGTCATCACACACAACAAGCAGATAAGGTAAGTTGGGAAATATCTTTGATGCATCATTTTACCTTTTGGCCATTTTGGTATTTTGTTACGATTACTTTGGGGATGTCGATGCTTTGGAGATATTTTCTAAATTTCTGTGCATCTTCCTCGTTTTTGAAGTAGGCAAGGGTATATTTCCTGCTACCGTCAGCGTCAGTATCTCCACTAAAGACAGGAGTGCCTTTTTCGTCGAGGCGTGCCGGTTTCATCGTGGAGACATCAAACTGCACGACAAAGACCGTTTCCTCTGTAGGGATACGGTACTTGGAAGGGGCTTTATTTTCTCCATTTGGTTGATAGGAGCCTTCGGCAATCGCTTTTTTGAGAGAGTCGATTTCGGCGCGCAGTTGCTGTTCCTTAGTAAGGTATTCGGTCAGCTCTTCGCCTTGGGCGGCATATTGCCTTTTGAGCGCGCTATGTTTCTCATCTAGCTCTTGATAAGCCAGGCGATTGAGGGCGAGCTGATCTTTTTTTTCCTTATACTCCTCTATATTTTTGTAGAGGTTTTTGAGTTCTTTGATGAGGCGTTTGCGCTCTTTGCCGCTTATTCCCTGTGCTTGAGTAAGCAAGGGGAATAAGCACAAGAGAGCAGCCCCCACCAAACACTGGAGTGTCTTTAATGGGTGGCGTGTCATTTGTTGTCAATTAGTGCTGCCGGTAAGCAGGCTTTATTTCAATACATCTTTTACATCTACACGTACTCCGTCGCGGTAGGCAACTACCCAAGCGTCTTTGACACCCATACGGCGCACATAGTCGCGTAGCTCAGAAGCCTTGCTGTGGTCAGTAAATACGCCAAGTACGTATTTGTTGAGGCCGTCATCGGTAGTAGCATTGAGGTCGTTGTTGGTTACAAGCCCGTTGCCTTGTAGGTCGATGTTGCGGTAAGCGCCCAGCTGTACAGTAAAGTATACACCTTTTGAGGGGATTTGAGAGCCTCCGGGGTTGTTGCTACCATTAGCTTCTAGCTCACGGATTTTTTCGTTGCGTACGTTCAACTCAGCTTGTAGGCGGGTGATTTCATCGGCCTGTGAGCGTTGTTTGTTTTGTAGGCGGTCGATTTCATCCTGTAAAGCACTGGCGCGGTTCTCGGCAGATTCCTTGTCTTCTTTGAGTTGGCGGAATTCGTCGAGGTTTTTGACCATATTTTTTGCTTCTTTTTTGAGTGCTTTTCTTTCAGCCTTGGTCATATCTTGTGCTT
Encoded proteins:
- a CDS encoding phosphatidylserine decarboxylase family protein, with the protein product MTIHREGHRLLSVAFLIVLLLLSLTWAYLPWPWLSSLLTIGLAAFFLFLLQFFRNPSRQLVVDASLLICPADGKVVVIEEVYEPEYLQTQCRQISIFMSPLNVHINRAVAAGTVSYFKYHPGKYLVAWHPKSSTENERTSLALKLHNNQEVLLRQIAGAVARRIRWYVKQGDSLAQGQEFGFIKFGSRVDIFVPLDAEIKVTLGQKVKGGLTVLAQLNK
- a CDS encoding Glu/Leu/Phe/Val family dehydrogenase gives rise to the protein MAYLEPAPIKDKENPFDSMMSRFDIAAKLLGISDEIYNILKTPARQVIVGIPVTMDNGKIQVFEGYRVIHSNILGPAKGGIRFAPDVHIDEVRALAAWMTWKCAVVDIPYGGAKGGITCNPREMSEGELERLVRGYTSAMLSVIGPDKDIPAPDMGSGPREMAWMMDEFSKAHGMTIPAVVTGKPLVLGGSLGRVEATGRGVMVCALAGMERLHINPYKATCAVQGFGNVGSYAAKLLNERGVSILAISDMSGGYYNDKGIDIDKAMAYSQANKGSLEGFDGAEKITNEDLLTMKADVLVPAAKEDVIDENIARKLQAKLIVEGANGPTSHKADPIINEKGVLAVPDILANAGGVTVSYFEWVQNRLGYKWTAERISRRTDRIMKESFDRVYQASIDYNVPMRIAAYIVAIDKVAKTYQFRGGY
- a CDS encoding peptide MFS transporter, producing the protein MNQQDTRFFGHPLGLAFLFFTELWERFSYYGMRAILVLYIYSSIDDGGLGWTQKSALALYGWYTMLVYLMSIPGGYVADKYLGQKRTVMLGGILLCIGHGILAVDALWAFYAGLAFIVMGVGGLKPNISTMVGGLYTEGDPRRDKGFTIFYIGINVGAFIASIIVGYVGETIGWHYGFGLAGIGMLLGQIVFVYGQRYLVGVGDYTPAPKIEGTNRNAPLTKVEKDRTVVLLISFLIVIVFWGAFEQAGGLMNIYAKEKVDRVFFGLFEIPASVFQSVNAFFIITFGTIVAAYWDRRRRKGGEVSSLYKMAIGTIVMGLGFLMMAFASIEASAEPFGRAGMYWLILAYWLHTLGELSASPVALSFITKLAPLKVASLMMGVYFAMTGFGNKVAGWIGEAAQIDPIEIVYTGNAELLQEFEEAAQAISEDKGFSFRAKLYPQTDGSWILETYEDGKPLQQLFALSGNAETVAKDEAYIKKALQDGKATQEKPYHATLRFNKDVEARKIKANKGDGKDYSGTLVIEEVQNRAELYTFLFITVFTVLFGIILIAFLKPLKALTHGAENDKHEE
- a CDS encoding glycerophosphodiester phosphodiesterase family protein; this encodes MRFLSRVVIGIIAVLLLGTFPLQAQRYRLAPKTQAALYQIFAYSPERVPIVSAHRGGPAAGYPENCPQTFAHTLDHVPAIIECDISLSQDSVLFMLHDNKLDRTTTGSGPVNQTPWKQIRKLHLKDNSGQETKFKVPTLAQCLRWGKGKTVLQLDIKRGIRPEQIVAAIRKAKAAHRVMVICYTLEQAQAYHTLAPDLLLSVSANNIEEWEAHKAAGIPPQQMVVFTGVDTLKPELYAAVHADGAMCIIGAMRAIDKAATQDGLTVYQDIAQQGVDVFATDRPMAFAEWIIPLLQQNNTQGWLFK